A single genomic interval of Nonomuraea rubra harbors:
- a CDS encoding MFS transporter — protein MPVAVRQRVRLPTWLLALVFTTFAFATDDYVIAGVLPAISAALGVSQAAGGQLVTAFSLAFALAAPVASVVTATWPRRRLITGALALFVVANWAAAFTTSYALLMGLRVLAAVAAAAVVPAAYAIATTLAPEGRQGRYLALVMGGLTGSLALGVPIGTWVGGALGWQATFGVGGALGLVALVAIRATLPETPPVAAMPIRDRLAPLARPQVLLGLLGIVAIVLGSMMVLTYLAPFLHGLAGAGPAELGWVFVLAGLAGFAGGQLGGRAADRWGSDRALITGVAGFAAVMAAFSACWFLRPVPLVALLPLLVVWAGVSWWIPPPAQTRLLALAGSAGPQALALNSSAVYAGVSGGGAVGGLVLAGHGSGWLPAVAAGVELVALALFWLAGRARG, from the coding sequence ATGCCCGTCGCCGTACGGCAGCGCGTCCGGCTGCCCACGTGGCTGCTCGCCCTGGTGTTCACCACGTTCGCCTTCGCCACGGACGACTACGTGATCGCCGGGGTGCTGCCCGCCATCTCGGCGGCCCTCGGGGTCAGCCAGGCGGCGGGCGGGCAGCTCGTCACCGCCTTCTCGCTCGCGTTCGCGCTGGCGGCGCCCGTCGCCTCCGTGGTCACCGCCACCTGGCCCCGGCGCAGGCTGATCACCGGCGCCCTGGCGCTGTTCGTCGTGGCCAACTGGGCCGCGGCGTTCACCACCTCGTACGCGCTGCTCATGGGCCTTCGGGTGCTGGCCGCGGTCGCGGCGGCCGCCGTCGTGCCCGCCGCGTACGCCATCGCCACCACCCTGGCCCCGGAGGGGCGTCAGGGCCGCTACCTGGCGCTGGTGATGGGCGGGCTGACCGGGTCGCTCGCGCTGGGCGTGCCCATCGGCACCTGGGTGGGCGGCGCGCTCGGCTGGCAGGCCACCTTCGGGGTCGGCGGGGCACTGGGGCTGGTCGCGCTGGTGGCGATCAGGGCCACCCTGCCCGAGACGCCGCCCGTAGCCGCCATGCCGATCCGGGACCGGCTGGCGCCGCTGGCCCGGCCCCAGGTGCTGCTCGGGCTGCTCGGGATCGTGGCGATCGTGCTGGGCAGCATGATGGTGCTGACGTACCTGGCGCCGTTCCTGCACGGCCTGGCCGGGGCCGGGCCGGCCGAGCTCGGATGGGTGTTCGTGCTGGCCGGGCTCGCCGGGTTCGCGGGCGGGCAGCTCGGCGGGCGGGCCGCCGACCGGTGGGGCTCCGACCGGGCGCTGATCACCGGGGTCGCCGGGTTCGCGGCGGTGATGGCCGCCTTCAGCGCCTGCTGGTTCCTGCGTCCCGTGCCGCTGGTGGCGCTGCTGCCCCTGCTGGTCGTCTGGGCGGGCGTGTCGTGGTGGATCCCGCCGCCCGCGCAGACCCGCCTGCTCGCCCTGGCCGGCTCCGCGGGGCCGCAGGCCCTCGCGCTCAACAGCAGCGCCGTGTACGCCGGCGTGTCGGGCGGCGGCGCGGTCGGCGGGCTCGTGCTCGCCGGGCACGGCAGCGGCTGGCTGCCCGCCGTGGCGGCCGGGGTCGAACTGGTCGCCCTCGCGCTCTTCTGGCTGGCGGGACGCGCTAGAGGGTGA
- a CDS encoding alpha/beta hydrolase family protein yields MSREYDDVQLSTPRFGARTLTKLALTVSLAGGALMAASPAQAQGPYDRGPDPTDAILEASRGPFSTSQTSVSSLSVSGFGGGTIYYPTDTSQGTFGAIAISPGYTARWSSLSWLGPRIASHGFVVIGIETNSLYDQPASRGRQLLAALDYLVEDSSATVRSRIDPSRLAVAGHSMGGGGTLEAANDRPSLQAAVPLAPWNLQKSWSGIRVPTMIIGGESDSIASVSTHSEPFYNSIPSSSEKAYLELNNASHFFPQTTNTTMAKSMVSWLKRFVDDDTRYERFLCPPPSGLSIEEYRHTCPSS; encoded by the coding sequence ATGAGCAGGGAGTATGACGACGTGCAGCTTTCCACCCCCCGGTTCGGCGCGCGAACGTTGACCAAGCTCGCCCTCACCGTCTCACTGGCCGGCGGCGCCCTGATGGCCGCCTCCCCCGCCCAGGCACAGGGCCCGTACGACCGTGGCCCCGACCCCACGGACGCCATCCTCGAAGCCAGCCGCGGCCCGTTCAGCACCTCGCAGACCAGCGTCTCCTCGCTGAGCGTGAGCGGCTTCGGCGGCGGCACCATCTATTACCCGACCGACACCAGCCAGGGCACGTTCGGCGCGATCGCCATCTCACCGGGGTACACGGCCAGGTGGTCCAGCCTGTCGTGGCTCGGCCCGCGGATCGCCTCGCACGGCTTCGTCGTGATCGGCATCGAGACCAACTCGCTCTACGACCAGCCCGCCAGCCGGGGCCGCCAGCTCCTGGCGGCGCTCGACTACCTGGTCGAGGACAGTTCGGCCACGGTACGCAGCCGCATCGACCCGTCGCGGCTCGCGGTCGCCGGCCACTCGATGGGCGGCGGCGGCACCCTGGAGGCGGCCAACGACCGGCCGTCACTCCAGGCGGCCGTCCCGCTCGCGCCCTGGAACCTGCAGAAGTCGTGGTCGGGGATCCGCGTCCCGACGATGATCATCGGTGGTGAGAGCGACTCGATCGCCTCCGTCAGCACCCACTCGGAGCCGTTCTACAACAGCATCCCGTCCTCGTCGGAGAAGGCGTACCTGGAGCTGAACAACGCCAGCCACTTCTTCCCGCAGACCACCAACACCACGATGGCCAAGTCGATGGTGTCCTGGCTGAAGCGGTTCGTCGACGACGACACCCGCTACGAGCGGTTCCTGTGCCCGCCGCCCAGCGGGCTGTCGATCGAGGAGTATCGCCACACCTGCCCCAGCTCCTGA
- a CDS encoding class I SAM-dependent methyltransferase translates to MAGVGRYGKAGAARYDEVADFYAAGWTDDLDDPASRRLLDLVEPVGGRRVLEIACGHGRISRALARRGAQVVGADISAALIAKAEAAERESPLGIRYLHADVTTGPAAPDRPSADVAAGSAALDRPCADLRGLGSFDVVVCSFGLSDIDDLDGAVATAAAVLRPGGVFACSILHPCFPGGQGVSGSWPGDARYHAEGWWRADGELSSLRRQVGANHRTLSTYVNTLRRHDLWVDELAEPEPAPEWAAKRPDAARYPVFLVLSCVKGGADRRPPPSADG, encoded by the coding sequence ATGGCGGGTGTTGGGCGTTACGGCAAGGCGGGTGCTGCGCGTTACGACGAGGTCGCCGACTTCTACGCGGCCGGCTGGACCGACGACCTCGACGACCCGGCCTCGCGCCGCCTGCTCGACCTGGTGGAGCCGGTCGGTGGCCGCCGCGTGCTGGAGATCGCCTGTGGTCATGGCCGGATCAGCCGCGCGCTGGCCCGCCGGGGTGCGCAGGTGGTCGGCGCCGACATCTCGGCCGCCCTGATCGCGAAGGCGGAGGCCGCCGAACGGGAGTCCCCGCTGGGCATCCGCTACCTCCACGCCGACGTCACGACCGGCCCTGCGGCACCCGACCGGCCCTCCGCCGACGTCGCGGCCGGTTCTGCGGCACTCGACCGGCCCTGCGCTGACTTGCGGGGGCTCGGGTCGTTCGATGTCGTGGTCTGCAGCTTCGGACTGTCCGACATCGACGACCTGGACGGCGCCGTGGCCACCGCCGCCGCCGTGCTGCGTCCTGGCGGCGTCTTCGCCTGCTCGATCCTGCACCCCTGCTTTCCGGGCGGGCAGGGCGTCTCGGGGTCGTGGCCGGGGGATGCGCGTTACCACGCCGAGGGGTGGTGGCGGGCGGACGGTGAGCTGTCGTCGCTGCGCCGGCAGGTGGGTGCCAATCACCGTACGCTCTCGACGTACGTCAACACGCTGCGCCGCCACGACCTGTGGGTGGACGAGCTGGCGGAGCCCGAGCCCGCCCCCGAGTGGGCGGCGAAGCGGCCGGATGCCGCCAGGTATCCCGTGTTCCTCGTGCTGAGCTGCGTCAAGGGCGGCGCTGATCGCCGGCCCCCGCCATCGGCGGACGGCTAG
- a CDS encoding carboxymuconolactone decarboxylase family protein, which produces MTVFTVHSVESAPEASRQPLDELRRRVGFVPNLAGQIAGSPVAIDGFNQLQRALRQTELTAAEREVAGLAVSVANRCAWSVAAHSAFAERAGLAPEVIEALRAGKDDLPDERAATLAAFARALLRTGGLVGRGELDAVLAAGFTQAQVLEVITQAAFTTLANWVANVTGTPLDAALAGRAWEV; this is translated from the coding sequence ATGACCGTCTTCACCGTTCACTCCGTCGAGTCGGCGCCGGAGGCGTCCCGGCAGCCGCTGGACGAGCTGCGGCGGCGGGTGGGGTTCGTGCCCAACCTGGCCGGGCAGATCGCCGGCTCCCCGGTCGCGATCGACGGGTTCAACCAGTTGCAGCGGGCGCTGCGGCAGACCGAGCTCACCGCCGCCGAGCGGGAGGTGGCCGGGCTCGCGGTCAGCGTGGCGAACCGGTGCGCGTGGTCCGTGGCCGCGCACTCCGCGTTCGCCGAGCGGGCCGGCCTGGCGCCGGAGGTGATCGAGGCGCTGCGGGCGGGCAAGGACGACCTGCCGGACGAGCGGGCCGCCACGCTGGCCGCCTTCGCCAGGGCGCTCCTGCGGACCGGCGGCCTCGTCGGGCGGGGCGAGCTGGACGCGGTGCTGGCCGCCGGGTTCACCCAGGCCCAGGTGCTGGAGGTGATCACCCAGGCCGCGTTCACGACCCTGGCGAACTGGGTCGCGAACGTGACCGGCACGCCCCTCGACGCCGCGCTCGCGGGCCGGGCCTGGGAGGTGTGA
- a CDS encoding TetR/AcrR family transcriptional regulator gives MARTADPHRRAELLDQIVDYLAEHGLSTLSMRPLAQHLGKSTRVLTHHFADKEALLSATMERLDERHRAWLRSLPGWSGADSVGTIVRRTWDWQAREENLPVARLIHEIEGLAAAGKLAGHVPRMLADRSEFVAGLLRERGVPEADALRISTLANSAYTGLQIDFLTTGDRERVEAALDQLCALVDEWVAAAGTAG, from the coding sequence ATGGCCAGGACCGCCGACCCGCACCGCCGTGCGGAGCTGCTCGACCAGATCGTCGACTACCTGGCCGAGCACGGCCTGTCCACGTTGTCGATGCGCCCGCTGGCCCAGCACCTGGGCAAGTCCACGCGCGTGCTGACCCACCACTTCGCCGACAAGGAGGCCCTGCTGTCGGCGACCATGGAACGCCTGGACGAGCGGCACCGGGCCTGGCTGCGCTCGCTGCCCGGCTGGTCGGGCGCCGACAGCGTGGGCACGATCGTCCGGCGCACCTGGGACTGGCAGGCGCGGGAGGAGAACCTGCCGGTGGCCCGCCTGATCCACGAGATCGAGGGACTGGCGGCGGCGGGCAAGCTGGCGGGGCACGTGCCCAGGATGCTGGCGGACCGGTCGGAGTTCGTGGCGGGGCTGCTGCGCGAGCGGGGCGTCCCGGAAGCGGACGCCCTGCGCATCTCCACGCTGGCCAACTCGGCCTACACGGGGCTGCAGATCGACTTCCTCACCACCGGCGACCGCGAGCGGGTGGAGGCCGCGCTGGATCAGCTCTGCGCCCTGGTGGACGAGTGGGTCGCCGCCGCCGGGACCGCCGGATGA
- a CDS encoding DNA alkylation repair protein yields MAELAALEDPKIREVNEKHGDDHGVNLGKLRAVAKRLKTQQELARRLWETGDTAARLLALLICRPKAFERDELDTMMREARVPKVHDWLVNYVVKKGPHAEELRLAWFADPDPVVASAGWALTTERVTKQPEGLDLPGLLDLIEAGMKDAPDRLQWAMNHCLAQIGIDHAEHRSRAIGIGERLQVLKDYPTSPGCTSPFAPIWINEMVRRQHA; encoded by the coding sequence ATGGCCGAGCTGGCCGCACTCGAGGACCCGAAGATCCGCGAGGTGAACGAGAAGCACGGCGACGATCACGGCGTGAACCTCGGCAAGCTGCGCGCGGTCGCCAAGCGGCTGAAGACCCAGCAGGAGCTCGCCCGCCGGCTCTGGGAGACGGGCGACACCGCGGCGAGGCTGCTGGCGCTGCTGATCTGCCGCCCGAAGGCGTTCGAGCGCGACGAGCTGGACACCATGATGCGCGAGGCCCGCGTGCCCAAGGTGCACGACTGGCTGGTGAACTACGTGGTCAAGAAGGGCCCGCACGCGGAGGAGCTGCGCCTGGCCTGGTTCGCCGACCCGGACCCGGTGGTCGCCAGCGCCGGCTGGGCGCTGACGACGGAGCGCGTGACGAAGCAGCCCGAGGGTCTCGACCTCCCGGGGCTGCTCGACCTGATCGAGGCGGGGATGAAGGACGCCCCCGACCGCCTGCAGTGGGCGATGAACCACTGCCTGGCGCAGATCGGGATCGACCACGCCGAGCACCGCTCCCGGGCCATCGGCATCGGCGAGCGCCTTCAGGTGCTCAAGGACTACCCGACGTCGCCCGGCTGCACGTCCCCGTTCGCGCCCATCTGGATCAACGAGATGGTGCGCAGGCAGCACGCCTAG
- a CDS encoding Lrp/AsnC family transcriptional regulator, producing the protein MPDLDEIDHRVLRLLREDGRRTFSEMAECIGLSVAAVKRRVDRLKDLGVITGFTVQIDYAKLGWGIEAFTELRYPGTTPVTEIIRTATDVPEVQEVFTIAGDPDALIHVRVRDLGHLQQVIDRLRRAGDVTGTKTLLVLGTWTRDSPVP; encoded by the coding sequence GTGCCTGATCTGGACGAGATCGATCATCGAGTGCTGCGGCTCCTGCGGGAGGACGGGCGCCGGACGTTCTCCGAGATGGCCGAATGTATCGGGCTGTCGGTGGCGGCGGTCAAGCGGCGGGTGGACCGGCTCAAGGACCTGGGCGTGATCACCGGCTTCACCGTGCAGATCGACTACGCCAAGCTGGGGTGGGGCATCGAGGCCTTCACCGAGCTGCGCTACCCCGGCACCACGCCGGTCACCGAGATCATCCGCACCGCCACGGACGTGCCCGAGGTGCAGGAGGTGTTCACGATCGCGGGGGACCCGGACGCGCTGATCCACGTACGCGTGCGCGACCTCGGGCACCTCCAGCAGGTCATCGACCGGCTGCGCAGGGCCGGGGACGTCACGGGGACGAAGACGCTGCTCGTGCTGGGCACGTGGACCCGGGACTCGCCGGTGCCGTGA
- a CDS encoding GNAT family N-acetyltransferase has product MNRVPWPSFSYYGPSPSHPGSVEIFGFYGHPDGWGSGIAQALMTATLDGIRSAGSGHVHLWTLRDTPQPHRFHAKSGLTRSGTVRTYDCGDGNPLHQVEYELTL; this is encoded by the coding sequence GTGAACCGCGTACCGTGGCCGTCGTTCTCCTACTACGGCCCCTCGCCGAGCCACCCCGGCTCGGTGGAGATCTTCGGCTTCTACGGCCATCCGGACGGCTGGGGCAGCGGCATCGCGCAGGCCCTGATGACCGCGACCCTGGACGGCATCCGTTCGGCGGGCTCCGGCCACGTCCACCTGTGGACGCTGCGCGACACCCCGCAGCCGCACCGCTTCCACGCCAAGAGCGGCCTCACCCGGTCGGGCACCGTCCGCACCTACGACTGCGGCGACGGCAACCCGCTCCACCAGGTGGAGTACGAGCTGACGCTCTAG
- a CDS encoding DUF7507 domain-containing protein produces MGGRPRIAALIALAALAGGWAAPVTSPGRAPLPPDSQPGPDPAQGPGPTPLPEEPAPSPSPIGAVLRITARVAPDPVIIGTESVYTLTVANTGDTDANDVIVAAVLDHNLTPGGLPGACSLTGRTIACGGPGLTVPAGRSTTYELPVTTDPALGDGTPLTTRAHVTAPGVPGDAAQLTTEAVTRADVELSKTAPASTDGTITYTLTVTNHGPSQATDVTVHDPTRATIADRPAECPGGGPALSCPIGPLPPNESRTLTFTVTPRTTGVIENCATVRTGDREHRTSDNRSCAETLVERPAPAPSRSPGKPGRDEEPEVVADASPEPTPATGKAAASAADRNDVPPPAHHTTPELPLTGASVWMLGLGVAVLLAIGLLVRYFSRRDEPGPDS; encoded by the coding sequence ATGGGCGGCAGGCCCCGGATCGCGGCTCTCATCGCGCTCGCCGCGCTGGCCGGCGGCTGGGCCGCACCGGTCACGTCACCGGGTCGCGCTCCCCTGCCTCCGGACTCGCAGCCGGGGCCGGACCCGGCGCAGGGCCCCGGCCCGACGCCCCTGCCGGAGGAGCCCGCCCCCTCCCCGTCGCCCATCGGCGCCGTCCTGCGCATCACCGCCAGGGTGGCCCCGGACCCGGTGATCATCGGCACGGAGTCCGTCTACACCCTGACCGTCGCGAACACCGGCGACACGGACGCGAACGACGTCATCGTCGCCGCCGTCCTCGACCACAACCTCACCCCCGGCGGGCTACCCGGCGCCTGCTCGCTCACCGGCCGCACCATCGCCTGCGGCGGCCCCGGCCTGACGGTCCCCGCCGGCCGCAGCACCACGTACGAGCTGCCCGTCACCACCGACCCCGCCCTCGGCGACGGCACGCCCCTGACCACCCGCGCCCACGTCACCGCCCCCGGCGTCCCCGGCGACGCGGCCCAGCTCACCACGGAGGCCGTGACCAGGGCGGACGTCGAGCTCTCCAAGACGGCTCCCGCGTCCACGGACGGCACGATCACCTACACCCTGACCGTCACCAACCACGGCCCGTCACAGGCCACGGACGTCACCGTCCACGACCCCACCCGCGCGACGATCGCCGACCGCCCCGCCGAGTGCCCCGGGGGCGGCCCGGCCCTCTCCTGCCCCATCGGCCCGCTCCCCCCGAACGAGAGCAGGACGCTCACGTTCACGGTCACCCCCCGCACCACCGGCGTGATCGAGAACTGCGCCACTGTCAGGACCGGCGACCGCGAGCACCGCACCTCCGACAACCGTTCCTGCGCCGAGACCCTGGTGGAGCGGCCCGCCCCGGCACCGTCCAGGAGCCCCGGGAAGCCCGGGCGCGACGAGGAGCCCGAGGTCGTCGCCGACGCGAGCCCGGAGCCCACCCCGGCCACCGGCAAGGCCGCCGCCTCCGCCGCCGACAGGAACGACGTGCCGCCGCCCGCCCATCACACGACCCCCGAGCTGCCCCTGACGGGCGCCTCCGTCTGGATGCTCGGCCTCGGCGTCGCGGTGCTGCTGGCGATCGGCCTGCTCGTACGCTACTTCTCCCGCCGCGACGAGCCCGGGCCGGACAGCTGA
- a CDS encoding helix-turn-helix domain-containing protein produces the protein MSTPLGELLRHWRRVRRMSQLALAHHAQVSPRHLSFVESGRSTPSREWIMTLAGALQVPLRERNDLLLAAGYAPLYRESAIAEPAMATIRAALDRVLAHHEPYPAVVMDRHWNLTQANRSAEVMFARLRGTPPATASANVIRLMFDPRELRPHVANWDEVAPALIQRVHREAVGGIPDATTRALLEEVLPPGWRELDRTAPLVPVIPVTFAKDGLTVSYFSMITTVGTPQDITAQELRVESFYPADRETERHRWT, from the coding sequence GTGAGCACACCACTCGGCGAGCTGCTGCGCCACTGGCGGCGGGTACGGCGGATGAGCCAGCTCGCCCTCGCCCACCACGCCCAGGTCTCGCCGCGCCACCTCAGCTTCGTCGAGAGCGGCCGCTCCACCCCCAGCCGCGAATGGATCATGACCCTGGCGGGCGCGCTCCAGGTCCCGCTCCGCGAGCGCAACGACCTGCTCCTGGCGGCCGGATACGCCCCCCTCTACCGGGAGTCGGCCATCGCCGAGCCCGCCATGGCCACGATCCGGGCGGCCCTGGACCGCGTGCTGGCCCACCACGAGCCCTACCCGGCCGTGGTCATGGACCGCCACTGGAACCTCACCCAGGCCAATCGCTCCGCCGAGGTGATGTTCGCCCGCCTGCGCGGCACCCCGCCCGCGACCGCCTCCGCCAACGTGATCAGGCTCATGTTCGACCCGCGAGAGCTGCGCCCGCACGTCGCCAACTGGGACGAGGTCGCCCCCGCCCTCATCCAGCGCGTGCACCGCGAGGCCGTCGGCGGCATCCCGGACGCCACCACGCGGGCCCTCCTGGAGGAGGTCCTTCCTCCAGGTTGGCGCGAGCTCGACCGTACGGCCCCGCTCGTGCCCGTCATCCCGGTCACCTTCGCCAAGGACGGCCTGACCGTCAGCTACTTCTCCATGATCACCACGGTCGGCACCCCGCAGGACATCACGGCCCAGGAGCTGCGCGTCGAGAGCTTCTACCCCGCCGACCGGGAGACCGAGCGGCATCGCTGGACGTGA
- a CDS encoding TetR/AcrR family transcriptional regulator produces the protein MPVSASSDGSVWLRHERPPRDRQLSRDQIVGAAVPVLDAEGHRGLSMRRIASDLGVTAGSLYWYVRTKDDVLELALDRVLGEVRADPDEPNWRRGLAGLARSTRAMLLRHRWALRELTIRPNLGPNAFTLAETGLRLLSRAGFAGADLDAAMATVHDQVVGAVIAEVAWHDTLTRMRESGVEWSEHATTAYLRDVAERHPLLARRMAAGRKIEVERDSERRFEFALTCLLEGLAATRHTVTGADPTANADRLLTPDPRRPLTADAG, from the coding sequence ATGCCTGTCTCAGCCTCCTCCGACGGCTCCGTGTGGCTGCGCCACGAGCGGCCGCCTCGCGACCGCCAGCTCAGCCGCGACCAGATCGTCGGCGCGGCCGTGCCCGTGCTGGACGCCGAGGGGCACCGGGGCCTGTCGATGCGCCGGATCGCCTCCGATCTCGGGGTGACGGCCGGGTCGCTGTACTGGTACGTCCGCACCAAGGACGACGTGCTGGAGCTGGCGCTCGACCGGGTGCTCGGCGAGGTCCGGGCCGACCCGGACGAGCCCAACTGGCGGCGCGGGCTGGCCGGGCTGGCCCGCAGCACCCGCGCGATGCTGCTGCGCCACCGGTGGGCCCTGCGGGAGCTGACCATCAGGCCCAACCTGGGCCCGAACGCCTTCACCCTCGCCGAGACCGGGCTCCGGCTCCTGTCGCGAGCCGGGTTCGCCGGCGCCGACCTGGACGCCGCGATGGCGACGGTTCACGATCAGGTGGTGGGCGCGGTGATCGCCGAGGTGGCGTGGCATGACACGCTGACCCGCATGCGGGAGAGCGGGGTCGAGTGGAGCGAGCACGCCACCACCGCCTACCTGCGGGACGTCGCCGAGCGGCACCCGCTGCTGGCCCGGCGGATGGCCGCCGGCAGGAAGATCGAGGTGGAGCGGGACAGCGAGCGGCGGTTCGAGTTCGCGCTGACGTGCCTGCTGGAGGGGCTGGCGGCGACACGCCACACGGTGACCGGCGCCGACCCCACCGCGAACGCCGACCGCCTGCTCACACCGGACCCCCGCCGCCCGCTCACGGCGGACGCCGGCTGA